A window of the Deinococcus malanensis genome harbors these coding sequences:
- a CDS encoding TCR/Tet family MFS transporter: protein MASSPEQGGRRSGSLKHANYTVGLMRSRPAAMVFILLTALIDIIGIGLIIPVLPGLVKELAGSEVAGARTIGLLTAAYAVMQFIFAPILGALSDRFGRRPVLLFALTGMGLDYLLLAFAPNLTWLFVGRVLAGITGASLTVANAYIADVSPPEQRAKNFGLLGATFGVGFILGPALGGLLGEYGLRVPFLVAAALTGLNVLYGLFVLPESLPASARGKGMKRSDLNPLLPLRALGKYPILRSLALTFVLLGLAGQVIFSTWVLYTEKVLSWSPGQNGLALAFFGLLTAAVQGGLIGPFIARFGDRRTIMTGLVASILEFLVLSVARSGALLYASLVVGALGGLANPAIQGLISRQVSETEQGRVQGALTSLNSLVAVVGPILATTVYAAGLSRGFPGAAYLMAAVLSVGGTLLILGVLRSIPGTGRVEARA, encoded by the coding sequence ATGGCCAGCAGCCCTGAGCAGGGCGGGAGGCGGTCGGGCAGCCTGAAGCACGCGAACTACACTGTGGGCCTGATGCGTTCCCGTCCTGCTGCCATGGTTTTCATCCTGCTGACCGCCCTGATCGACATTATCGGCATCGGATTGATCATTCCAGTGCTGCCGGGGCTGGTCAAGGAACTCGCAGGGTCGGAGGTGGCGGGCGCGCGCACCATCGGGCTGCTGACGGCGGCATACGCGGTGATGCAGTTTATTTTCGCGCCGATCCTGGGGGCCCTGAGCGACCGCTTCGGCCGGCGGCCGGTGCTGCTGTTTGCCCTGACCGGCATGGGGCTCGACTACCTGCTGCTGGCGTTTGCCCCGAACCTGACGTGGCTGTTTGTGGGACGTGTTCTGGCCGGCATCACGGGGGCAAGCCTGACGGTGGCCAACGCGTACATCGCCGACGTGTCGCCGCCCGAGCAGCGCGCGAAAAACTTCGGGCTGCTGGGGGCCACCTTCGGCGTGGGCTTCATCCTGGGGCCAGCGCTTGGAGGCCTGCTGGGCGAGTACGGGCTGCGGGTGCCATTCCTGGTGGCGGCGGCCCTGACTGGCCTGAACGTGCTGTACGGTCTCTTTGTGCTGCCCGAGTCCCTGCCTGCCAGTGCCCGTGGCAAGGGCATGAAGCGCAGTGACCTTAATCCACTGCTGCCCCTGCGGGCACTGGGCAAGTACCCGATCCTTCGCAGCCTCGCGCTGACCTTCGTGCTGCTGGGGTTGGCCGGGCAGGTCATTTTCAGCACCTGGGTGCTGTACACCGAGAAAGTCCTGAGCTGGAGCCCCGGGCAAAACGGCCTGGCGCTGGCGTTTTTCGGGCTGCTCACTGCGGCCGTTCAGGGCGGCCTGATCGGGCCGTTCATCGCGCGCTTCGGCGACCGGCGCACCATCATGACCGGTCTGGTGGCGTCCATCCTGGAATTCCTGGTGCTGAGCGTGGCCCGCAGCGGTGCGCTGCTGTACGCCTCGCTGGTCGTCGGGGCGCTTGGAGGCCTCGCGAATCCCGCCATTCAGGGCCTGATCTCGCGGCAGGTCAGCGAGACCGAGCAGGGTCGGGTCCAGGGGGCCCTGACCAGCCTGAACAGCCTTGTGGCAGTCGTCGGTCCCATTCTCGCGACGACCGTGTACGCCGCCGGACTCAGCCGGGGATTCCCCGGCGCGGCTTACCTGATGGCCGCGGTGCTCTCGGTCGGCGGCACGCTGCTGATTCTCGGTGTGCTCCGCAGCATTCCCGGCACCGGGCGGGTGGAAGCGCGGGCATGA
- a CDS encoding glycoside hydrolase family 2 protein, with translation MHLSTHPEPLLERAKWRSLDGEWRFAFDDEGAWQHPEDVQFDRVIQVPYAPESQRSGIHDTGFHPVVWYGLDLHVGADEHVTSRGEHGRLIVHFGAVDWRASVWADGALVATHEGGHTPFTADITRQASRALDEQRPVQLIVRAEDDPQDLSKPRGKQDWLLEPHSIWYPRTTGIWQTVWLEHVPVSYLRRLKLAGDMEGWKVALEADIGGRWDPGMELRVILKKGEQVLARDRYELQRPDISRIVPLPDPGIDDFRNELLWSPNHPVLISATVQLLSESGAIIDEVRSYTALRTVGVRGGRFMLNGRPWYLKMVLDQGYWPESLMTATDAELRRDVELTRALGFDGARKHQKIESPRYLYWCDVLGLMVWEEMPSPYRFTPEAVRRLSREWEEVIERDISHPCIVAWVPLNESWGVPNLPTNPAHRDYVQGLYYLTRTLDPSRPVIGNDGWEHVATDIVTVHDYAADPKVLENRYGTLAQTATTLEGQDPADRAVLLPGFKAAEHPVMLSEFGGIAYFPEGVPDDVAWGYSTVDSEDAFVEAHLYLMAAVHACKGLSGFCFTQLTDTFQERNGLLNPDRTPKADLHVLARSNQGLRPPRDTGLDPNLNPAGYGDRWRERHGEAVSGAD, from the coding sequence ATGCACTTGTCTACCCATCCTGAACCACTGCTCGAGCGCGCCAAGTGGCGCAGCCTCGACGGTGAGTGGCGCTTTGCCTTCGATGACGAGGGTGCCTGGCAGCACCCGGAGGACGTGCAGTTCGACCGCGTCATCCAGGTGCCCTACGCGCCCGAAAGCCAGCGCAGCGGCATTCACGACACGGGCTTTCATCCGGTCGTATGGTACGGCCTGGACCTGCACGTCGGCGCTGACGAGCACGTCACGTCCCGCGGGGAGCACGGCCGGCTGATCGTGCATTTCGGCGCGGTGGACTGGCGCGCCTCGGTCTGGGCGGACGGCGCACTGGTGGCCACGCACGAGGGCGGGCACACGCCATTCACGGCCGACATCACGCGTCAGGCCTCCCGCGCCCTGGACGAACAGCGCCCCGTCCAGCTGATCGTGCGCGCCGAGGACGACCCGCAGGACCTCTCCAAACCACGCGGCAAGCAGGACTGGCTGCTGGAGCCGCATTCGATCTGGTACCCACGGACGACCGGCATCTGGCAGACCGTCTGGCTGGAACACGTGCCGGTCAGCTACCTGCGCCGGCTGAAGCTCGCCGGCGACATGGAAGGCTGGAAGGTCGCGCTGGAAGCTGACATTGGTGGCCGCTGGGACCCAGGGATGGAACTGCGCGTGATTCTCAAGAAAGGCGAGCAGGTGCTGGCCCGCGACCGCTACGAACTGCAACGCCCGGACATTTCCCGTATCGTGCCGCTGCCCGACCCCGGCATCGACGACTTCCGCAACGAGTTGCTCTGGAGCCCGAACCATCCGGTGCTGATCAGCGCGACCGTGCAGCTGCTGTCCGAAAGCGGCGCCATCATCGACGAGGTACGCAGCTACACGGCCCTGCGCACCGTCGGCGTGCGCGGCGGGCGCTTCATGCTCAACGGCCGCCCGTGGTACCTCAAGATGGTGCTCGACCAGGGATACTGGCCCGAGTCGCTGATGACGGCCACCGACGCCGAGCTGCGCCGTGACGTGGAACTCACCCGCGCGCTCGGCTTTGACGGCGCGCGCAAACACCAGAAGATTGAGTCGCCGCGCTACCTGTACTGGTGTGACGTGCTGGGCCTGATGGTCTGGGAGGAGATGCCCAGTCCGTACCGTTTCACTCCCGAAGCGGTCCGGCGCCTGAGCCGTGAGTGGGAGGAGGTGATCGAGCGCGACATCTCCCACCCGTGCATCGTCGCGTGGGTGCCGCTGAACGAGTCCTGGGGCGTGCCAAACCTGCCGACCAACCCGGCGCACCGGGATTACGTGCAGGGCCTGTACTACCTGACGCGCACACTTGATCCCTCCCGGCCGGTGATCGGCAACGACGGGTGGGAACACGTCGCGACCGACATTGTCACGGTGCACGACTACGCGGCCGATCCGAAAGTACTGGAAAACCGCTACGGCACGCTGGCGCAGACCGCCACCACCCTTGAAGGTCAGGATCCGGCGGACCGGGCGGTGCTGCTGCCCGGCTTCAAGGCCGCAGAGCACCCGGTGATGCTCTCGGAGTTCGGGGGGATCGCGTACTTCCCGGAGGGTGTTCCGGACGACGTGGCCTGGGGGTACAGCACAGTCGATAGTGAAGACGCGTTTGTCGAGGCCCACCTGTACCTGATGGCAGCGGTACACGCCTGCAAGGGGCTGTCCGGCTTCTGTTTTACCCAGCTGACCGACACCTTCCAGGAGCGCAATGGCCTGCTCAACCCGGACCGGACGCCGAAAGCGGACCTGCACGTTCTGGCACGGAGCAATCAGGGACTGCGGCCACCGCGGGACACGGGACTGGACCCGAACCTCAACCCGGCCGGCTACGGCGACCGCTGGCGCGAGCGGCACGGGGAGGCGGTCTCCGGCGCGGACTGA
- a CDS encoding diguanylate cyclase, giving the protein MTDPLKTLAGNSRSEELQGLNAAARSLVKDDPQKAWQEAAGLLQQAEELGDVSAQASALHTQALSRMEAGDQEQSQSLAELAAERYTLAAETPGYCEVQLLRTKFALSGNRPEEALSLCNDIIDRTAQDEPTTTLAEALLTKAMVLFRQGRHAEASSSLQHSGEVRLLLGDKAGHAKCLNNIGLIYEAAGDFAQALNSFMRCLEFLRTNDIAMNGLLSACLVNVGKVYRELGETDNAVDSLTRGVEIAEQARHLDQTGVYVSLAAGHSELGLIHRERRQFQEALDAFMQALHVTRSEGMRLEKVAKSGGALHEEAEVLDNIGQTYALMGETDQAFKALNQALQLSLAADDTSCQASVLTHLGSLYAKGEQYQQAIPLLRRALKFADAMALRRPALEAHEQLARALMGAGQATEAASHLLVVTELQRDLFRSDNERRLRNLTGQLELEKARYQADVYRQLNDVSLKARQEAEKEVQARTAELERAQLEIVNRLGLAAEYRDDKTGVHTYRVGNIAALLAEALGLPQAQVDLIRLAARLHDVGKIGIPDTILLKPGKFTPEEYEVMKHHTTIGARVLQGGRTELMHLAEQIALTHHERWDGQGYPRRLSGQDIPLAGRLVAVADVWDALTSERPYKGAWDATEALAELRAQAGRQFDPAIVEALVQLAENGDLERLDDRMPPRTEAAPDRSPLHLAETGPAPETHNPAFENVIPYIEALIKGAWQVRDEGPEALTGPSQQALELAHQYGYAPGVGYAQRNLAYAHAEQQQYSEAVDLLTKARMCAEQLSDKLLKRDCAAQLSRIYAHLLDPDRALSYALLSLEVSRALQDQAGEAQALLDVGRVYTTLEGREEQALDSIRGAATLFDGLSDLNAAASCRVALAQLHFGLGHLEEAAFEGRQALALAAGGGTAPVQVQALTVTARALEALGDWSSARALYQAAWDTGEPREPHMAEQVAWTGLYFARGLLRHGEPDEGERLLAHTLKLAHQHDLKDIAEQVCREHIGLYRARGDAELALAFQEQAHALEVEQFRQDNGRRALALTIGHHSDRVRAESDSFHSRSVELATTNVALEQANQEKTALLAALQEQTKVLERQSREDGLTGVYNRRHIEEVLAAEHSRHRQTHRPLSLIMIDIDHFKAVNDQFSHPVGDEVLRRVAKLFKTTCRADDLVGRYGGEEFLIVLPDTTVQQATEVAERIRRLVEDYPWREIHPKLRVTLSLGVCGRMDFANHERLLSLVDEKLYEAKHAGRNCVAS; this is encoded by the coding sequence ATGACTGACCCTCTGAAAACCCTCGCTGGAAACAGTCGCTCAGAGGAGTTGCAGGGCCTGAATGCTGCGGCCCGGTCTCTCGTGAAAGACGATCCACAGAAGGCCTGGCAGGAGGCGGCAGGGCTACTTCAGCAGGCGGAGGAACTGGGCGATGTAAGCGCCCAGGCCAGCGCCCTTCACACGCAGGCCCTCAGCCGGATGGAAGCGGGCGACCAGGAGCAGTCGCAGTCCCTCGCGGAACTGGCTGCCGAGCGCTATACACTGGCCGCTGAGACACCCGGGTACTGCGAGGTGCAGCTTCTGCGTACCAAGTTCGCGCTTTCAGGCAACCGTCCCGAAGAAGCCCTGAGCCTGTGCAACGACATCATCGACCGCACTGCGCAGGACGAGCCCACAACCACCCTGGCCGAGGCCCTGCTTACCAAAGCCATGGTGCTGTTCCGCCAGGGCCGGCATGCGGAGGCCAGCAGCAGCCTGCAGCACAGCGGCGAGGTGCGGTTGCTGCTCGGCGACAAGGCGGGCCATGCCAAGTGCCTGAACAACATCGGGCTGATCTATGAGGCGGCCGGTGACTTCGCGCAGGCCCTGAACAGCTTCATGCGCTGTCTGGAGTTCCTGCGTACCAACGACATCGCCATGAACGGCCTGCTCAGCGCCTGCCTCGTCAATGTCGGGAAGGTCTACCGGGAACTGGGAGAAACCGACAACGCGGTCGACTCCCTGACCCGGGGTGTGGAAATTGCCGAGCAGGCCCGGCACCTCGACCAGACGGGTGTTTACGTGAGCCTTGCTGCCGGCCACTCGGAACTCGGGTTGATTCACCGCGAACGACGGCAGTTCCAGGAAGCGCTGGATGCGTTCATGCAGGCCCTGCACGTGACGCGCAGCGAGGGCATGCGGCTCGAGAAGGTGGCCAAGAGTGGCGGGGCCCTGCACGAAGAGGCGGAGGTGCTCGACAACATCGGCCAGACGTACGCGCTGATGGGCGAAACGGACCAGGCCTTCAAGGCGCTCAATCAGGCGCTGCAACTGTCGCTGGCGGCCGACGACACGTCCTGTCAGGCCAGCGTGCTGACTCACCTCGGTTCGCTGTATGCCAAGGGCGAGCAGTACCAGCAGGCCATTCCTTTGCTGCGCCGGGCCCTGAAGTTCGCCGATGCCATGGCGCTCAGACGCCCGGCGCTCGAAGCTCACGAGCAACTCGCGCGGGCCCTGATGGGCGCCGGTCAGGCCACGGAAGCCGCGTCGCACCTGCTGGTGGTCACCGAGTTGCAGCGAGACCTGTTCCGCAGTGACAACGAGCGCCGGCTGCGCAACCTCACCGGTCAGCTTGAACTGGAAAAGGCCCGCTATCAGGCTGACGTCTACCGTCAGCTCAACGACGTCTCGCTCAAAGCGCGCCAGGAAGCTGAGAAGGAAGTGCAGGCCCGCACTGCCGAGCTTGAACGCGCGCAGCTGGAGATCGTCAACCGTCTGGGTCTGGCGGCCGAATACCGCGACGACAAGACCGGCGTGCACACCTACCGGGTAGGCAATATCGCGGCGCTGCTGGCCGAGGCACTGGGGTTGCCTCAGGCGCAGGTCGACCTGATCCGGCTGGCGGCCCGTCTGCACGACGTGGGCAAAATCGGGATACCGGACACGATACTGCTCAAACCCGGTAAGTTCACGCCGGAAGAGTACGAGGTCATGAAACACCACACCACCATTGGCGCGCGGGTGTTGCAGGGTGGACGCACCGAGCTGATGCACCTCGCCGAGCAGATCGCGCTGACCCATCACGAACGCTGGGACGGCCAGGGCTATCCCCGGCGGCTCTCTGGCCAGGACATTCCGCTGGCGGGCCGTCTGGTTGCCGTGGCGGACGTGTGGGACGCGCTGACCAGCGAGCGGCCCTACAAGGGCGCGTGGGACGCCACAGAGGCTCTGGCCGAACTCCGGGCCCAGGCTGGCCGGCAGTTTGATCCGGCGATTGTCGAGGCGCTGGTGCAGCTGGCGGAAAACGGCGACCTGGAGCGGCTTGACGACCGGATGCCCCCCCGGACGGAGGCTGCCCCGGACAGATCACCGCTGCATCTTGCGGAGACCGGCCCTGCTCCCGAGACCCACAATCCGGCGTTCGAGAATGTCATCCCTTATATCGAGGCGCTAATCAAAGGAGCCTGGCAGGTGCGCGACGAGGGCCCCGAGGCGCTGACCGGGCCAAGCCAGCAGGCGCTGGAGCTGGCCCATCAGTACGGGTATGCGCCAGGCGTCGGATACGCGCAACGCAACCTCGCGTACGCGCACGCCGAACAGCAGCAGTACTCCGAAGCCGTGGACCTGCTGACCAAGGCGCGGATGTGCGCCGAACAGCTGTCGGACAAGCTGCTCAAGAGAGACTGTGCGGCGCAGTTGAGCCGGATCTACGCGCACCTGCTTGATCCTGACCGTGCGCTGTCGTATGCCCTGCTGAGCCTCGAGGTCTCCAGGGCGCTGCAGGATCAGGCTGGCGAAGCGCAGGCGCTTCTCGACGTGGGCCGGGTGTACACCACCCTGGAAGGGCGGGAGGAACAGGCACTGGACTCGATCAGGGGCGCAGCCACGCTGTTCGATGGCCTGAGCGACCTGAACGCGGCGGCGTCGTGCCGGGTCGCGCTTGCGCAGCTGCATTTCGGACTGGGCCATCTCGAGGAAGCGGCCTTCGAGGGGCGCCAGGCCCTCGCACTGGCTGCGGGTGGTGGAACGGCCCCCGTGCAGGTGCAGGCCCTGACCGTGACGGCCCGGGCCCTGGAGGCGCTGGGGGACTGGAGCAGCGCCAGGGCCCTGTATCAGGCGGCCTGGGACACAGGAGAACCCAGGGAACCGCACATGGCCGAGCAGGTCGCGTGGACCGGTCTGTACTTCGCCCGCGGTCTGCTGCGGCATGGCGAGCCTGATGAGGGCGAACGCCTGCTGGCGCACACCCTGAAGCTCGCCCACCAGCACGACCTGAAAGACATAGCGGAACAGGTCTGCCGGGAACACATCGGGCTGTACAGGGCGCGGGGAGATGCGGAGCTGGCCCTGGCGTTTCAGGAGCAGGCACATGCCCTGGAGGTGGAACAGTTCCGGCAGGACAACGGCCGGCGGGCTCTGGCCCTCACCATCGGGCACCACTCGGACCGGGTTCGCGCCGAGTCCGATTCCTTCCACAGCCGCAGCGTGGAACTGGCCACCACCAACGTGGCGCTGGAACAGGCCAACCAGGAGAAGACCGCGCTGCTCGCGGCGCTGCAGGAACAGACCAAGGTTTTGGAGCGCCAGTCCCGCGAGGACGGCCTGACTGGCGTGTACAACCGTCGGCACATCGAGGAGGTGCTGGCGGCCGAACACTCGAGGCACCGACAGACGCACCGGCCGCTCTCCCTGATCATGATCGATATCGACCACTTCAAGGCCGTGAACGATCAGTTCTCCCACCCGGTTGGCGACGAGGTGCTGCGGCGAGTTGCCAAGCTGTTCAAGACGACCTGCCGCGCCGATGACCTGGTGGGCCGCTACGGTGGCGAGGAGTTCCTGATCGTCCTGCCGGACACGACCGTACAGCAGGCCACAGAAGTGGCCGAGCGCATCCGGCGCCTCGTCGAGGACTATCCCTGGCGGGAGATCCATCCGAAACTGCGCGTGACGCTCTCTCTGGGTGTCTGCGGGCGGATGGATTTCGCCAATCACGAACGCCTACTATCTCTGGTCGATGAAAAGCTGTATGAGGCCAAGCACGCTGGTCGCAATTGCGTCGCGTCCTGA
- a CDS encoding HD domain-containing phosphohydrolase, with product MTPKQGLPGLTGSRAPVAESVLTLTQLALVAPDLPSGVTPTLHHLVQHTAAVGSAYFQADTQRVLSYHVRAASGEMPQNPGMQAIAAHGLPADMPLMRALESSHVPLFFDDTQAAPETEGFSPLGVTSLAAAPVRRANGQLIGAFLMHTFKPHTWAAEEAALFSLVSGTIAALAGRLAAEEAAHLARESALRALGLALEARDGETQGHTDRVTALALKMADRLKLSARDRESLQWGAYLHDIGKIAIPDAILLKPGRLTPQEWDVMRSHVQEGQRFAQALRFLPAQAMEVIVDHHERWNGEGYPARKAGAQISMAGRIFALCDVYDALTSERPYKQAWTVTDARAELLAQAGHHFDPELVHEFLGMLDDSMGPDQPWFPGDRSDHLSSADLPAGG from the coding sequence ATGACTCCAAAGCAGGGGCTGCCCGGCCTGACCGGGTCGCGAGCCCCGGTGGCCGAGTCGGTTCTGACCCTGACCCAGCTTGCCCTGGTAGCCCCAGATCTTCCTTCCGGAGTGACGCCGACCCTGCACCACCTGGTGCAACACACCGCCGCGGTCGGCTCGGCCTACTTTCAGGCCGATACACAGCGGGTACTGTCCTACCACGTCCGCGCTGCCTCGGGCGAGATGCCCCAGAACCCCGGCATGCAGGCTATCGCTGCCCACGGACTTCCCGCAGATATGCCCCTGATGCGCGCGTTGGAGAGCAGCCACGTGCCCCTGTTTTTTGACGACACGCAGGCGGCCCCGGAGACCGAGGGATTCTCCCCACTTGGCGTGACGAGCCTGGCTGCCGCGCCTGTCCGGCGGGCCAATGGTCAACTTATCGGGGCGTTCCTTATGCACACGTTCAAACCCCACACCTGGGCCGCAGAGGAGGCTGCGCTGTTCAGTCTGGTCTCAGGAACGATCGCGGCGCTGGCGGGGCGGCTGGCAGCAGAAGAAGCCGCGCATCTGGCCCGCGAATCGGCGCTGCGTGCCCTAGGTCTGGCGCTGGAGGCCCGCGACGGTGAAACACAGGGCCATACCGACCGGGTCACGGCGCTGGCCCTGAAGATGGCAGACCGACTGAAACTGTCTGCCCGGGACCGGGAATCGCTTCAATGGGGGGCATACCTGCATGACATCGGGAAGATCGCTATTCCTGACGCCATCCTGCTCAAACCCGGCCGGCTCACGCCTCAGGAGTGGGATGTAATGCGGTCACATGTTCAGGAAGGGCAGCGTTTCGCACAGGCACTGCGCTTTCTGCCGGCGCAGGCCATGGAGGTGATTGTCGATCACCACGAGCGCTGGAATGGGGAAGGGTATCCTGCCCGCAAGGCTGGTGCTCAGATCAGCATGGCGGGCAGGATCTTTGCCTTGTGTGATGTCTATGACGCCCTGACCAGCGAACGCCCGTACAAACAGGCCTGGACGGTCACGGACGCCCGGGCCGAACTGCTGGCGCAGGCTGGACACCATTTCGACCCTGAACTGGTGCACGAATTCCTCGGCATGCTCGACGATTCCATGGGGCCTGACCAGCCCTGGTTCCCAGGCGACAGGTCAGATCACCTGAGCAGTGCGGACCTGCCAGCCGGCGGGTGA
- a CDS encoding response regulator encodes MLQRSVRTLVLLVEDNPLDLELAQIALKASDICCEVQVAQDGVEALDVLQQQRVRPTLVLLDLNMPRVNGLEVLRAMQEDMELRQVPVVVFTTSAQPVDLAACLSAGAADYLVKPVDLDDLVVILNRLHRRWLSPVAGVAPANCSVQMGQKSDT; translated from the coding sequence ATGCTGCAGCGCTCCGTGAGGACGTTGGTGTTACTGGTCGAGGACAACCCACTTGACCTGGAGCTTGCACAGATCGCGTTGAAAGCCAGCGACATCTGCTGCGAGGTGCAGGTCGCTCAGGATGGCGTGGAGGCGCTCGATGTGCTCCAGCAGCAGCGGGTCCGGCCAACCCTGGTGCTGCTCGACCTGAACATGCCCAGGGTCAACGGTCTGGAGGTTCTGCGCGCCATGCAGGAGGACATGGAGCTGCGTCAGGTACCGGTCGTGGTGTTCACCACCTCAGCTCAACCGGTGGACCTGGCCGCCTGCCTGTCTGCGGGGGCTGCTGATTACCTGGTCAAACCGGTTGACCTGGACGACCTAGTCGTGATCCTGAACCGTTTGCACCGGCGGTGGTTGAGTCCGGTTGCGGGTGTAGCGCCCGCGAACTGCTCGGTCCAGATGGGGCAAAAGTCAGATACCTGA
- a CDS encoding GNAT family N-acetyltransferase: MNPPFDLQPTLSGPRVMLRPLQAQDFNLLYAAASDPLIWTQHPDNRHEPAVFRTFFEGTLASGGALLATETGTGAVIGTSRFHWRDSHPHSLEIGWTFLARPYWGGAYNGEMKRLMLTHAFGHVDHVVFLVAPGNLRSQRAVQKIGGKLQERLSDGRDQGYLVFRIDRFSWAE, from the coding sequence ATGAACCCACCCTTCGATCTTCAACCCACGCTATCCGGGCCCCGTGTGATGCTGCGGCCCCTTCAGGCGCAGGACTTCAATCTGCTGTACGCTGCGGCTTCCGACCCGCTGATCTGGACCCAGCACCCGGACAACCGGCATGAACCGGCGGTCTTCCGCACGTTTTTCGAGGGCACCCTGGCGTCTGGTGGTGCGCTGCTGGCCACCGAGACCGGCACCGGCGCGGTTATCGGCACCTCGCGCTTCCACTGGAGAGACTCCCATCCGCACAGTCTCGAGATCGGCTGGACCTTCCTGGCCCGGCCGTACTGGGGCGGGGCATACAACGGCGAGATGAAGCGCCTGATGCTCACCCACGCCTTTGGCCACGTCGATCACGTGGTGTTCCTGGTTGCTCCCGGCAACCTGCGGTCTCAACGGGCCGTTCAGAAGATCGGAGGCAAGTTGCAGGAGCGCCTCTCCGACGGGCGGGACCAGGGCTATCTGGTCTTCAGAATAGACCGCTTCAGCTGGGCAGAGTGA
- a CDS encoding alpha/beta fold hydrolase, producing MSLTYPTPGLSVTDHEFQLPLDHDRPQGASVTVFAREVALPEGQTRPFLVYFQGGPGSEAPRPLSPQQPGWLARALEDYRVLLLDQRGTGRSAPVGTLDHLTPDEQTAYLKHFRAEAIVRDAEAVRKALGVERWSVLGQSFGGFCVTTYLSLAPDSLAEAFITGGLPAVGRHPDEVYAATYARVLERNQRFYARYPQDLERVRALLRRLDEHDVRLPTGDRLTPRRFRQLGHLLGMSSGLEKLHYLIDLPSDSPAFLHDVTGALSFARNPLYAVLHEACWADGHTTNWSAKRTFPTEFAAPEMLTGEMVYPWMFEEYAALSPLRDAADRLAAEPWGALYDMDQLRRNTVPVAAAVYAEDMYVERRFSEETASLIQGARVWLTNEFEHDGLRVDGRRVLGRLIDMARGRI from the coding sequence GTGTCCTTGACCTACCCTACGCCTGGCCTGAGTGTCACCGACCATGAATTCCAGCTTCCCCTGGACCATGACCGTCCGCAGGGGGCGTCCGTAACGGTATTTGCGCGGGAGGTTGCCCTCCCCGAAGGCCAGACGCGGCCATTCCTGGTGTACTTCCAGGGCGGTCCGGGGTCCGAAGCGCCCCGGCCGCTCTCGCCGCAGCAGCCCGGATGGCTGGCCCGGGCCCTGGAGGACTACCGGGTACTGCTGCTCGACCAGCGCGGCACCGGCCGCTCAGCCCCAGTCGGGACGCTGGACCACCTGACGCCTGACGAGCAGACCGCTTACCTGAAGCACTTCCGGGCCGAGGCGATCGTGCGTGACGCCGAGGCCGTGCGCAAGGCCCTGGGTGTCGAGCGCTGGAGTGTACTGGGGCAGAGTTTCGGCGGCTTCTGCGTCACAACCTACCTGAGCCTGGCGCCGGACAGCCTCGCGGAAGCCTTCATCACCGGCGGCCTTCCAGCAGTCGGCCGGCATCCAGATGAAGTTTATGCCGCGACGTATGCCCGGGTACTGGAGAGAAACCAACGCTTTTATGCCCGCTATCCTCAGGATCTGGAGCGGGTCCGCGCGCTGCTCCGGCGGCTGGACGAACATGACGTCCGGCTGCCTACAGGCGACCGGCTGACCCCGCGGCGCTTCCGGCAGCTGGGGCACCTGCTGGGCATGAGCAGCGGTCTGGAGAAGCTGCATTACCTGATCGACCTCCCGAGCGACTCTCCGGCCTTCCTGCACGACGTGACCGGTGCCCTCAGCTTCGCCCGCAACCCGCTGTATGCGGTTTTGCACGAAGCCTGCTGGGCCGATGGACACACCACGAACTGGTCGGCGAAGCGGACCTTCCCCACGGAGTTTGCGGCTCCGGAAATGCTCACCGGCGAAATGGTGTATCCCTGGATGTTCGAGGAATACGCAGCGCTCTCGCCTCTGCGTGACGCCGCCGATCGGCTTGCGGCCGAGCCGTGGGGCGCACTGTATGACATGGACCAGCTTCGGCGGAACACTGTTCCGGTGGCGGCCGCCGTGTACGCCGAGGACATGTACGTCGAGCGCCGCTTTTCCGAGGAGACGGCCAGCCTGATTCAGGGAGCCCGGGTGTGGCTGACCAACGAGTTCGAACACGATGGGCTGCGGGTAGACGGCCGGCGCGTGCTGGGCCGCCTGATCGACATGGCCCGCGGACGGATCTGA
- a CDS encoding redoxin domain-containing protein, with translation MEIFRSLGVDVVGVNGDLRKQQVVFRNLCTLNFPIVADKRLALSEVFGVVEEPGPGEDTARPRRETFLVDPEGVIVRHWTTVDPGKDAQTVLEEVRRLLA, from the coding sequence ATGGAGATTTTCCGTTCTCTGGGCGTCGATGTGGTGGGCGTGAACGGGGATTTGCGAAAGCAGCAGGTGGTCTTCCGCAACCTGTGCACGCTGAACTTTCCGATTGTTGCGGACAAGCGCCTCGCGCTCAGTGAAGTGTTTGGCGTGGTTGAAGAGCCAGGGCCTGGCGAAGACACGGCCCGTCCGCGAAGGGAGACTTTTCTGGTGGACCCTGAAGGCGTGATTGTCCGCCATTGGACCACCGTGGACCCCGGAAAGGATGCACAGACGGTGCTGGAGGAAGTCCGGCGACTCCTGGCGTGA